The nucleotide sequence GAACAGGGCAAATTCCTTCAGCAACTGACCGGCAACTACAACGGTGCCGGCGGCGACGATCTCGCCGTCCCGGACTTCTATACCGAGTACGGGACCGCCCGGAACAAACCCGTGGCCATTCCTGAGACTGCGGCCCTCACGGTCGCATCAGGCGAGGGTGCCGACGCTTTGGCCATTAAAGAGGCCTGGTGGGGTCAGCTCTTCGATCCGGCCATCCCCACGGACTACCCCGCACTGAAAATGATCAACTGGTTCGAATGGGACAAGAACGAGGTTGAGGTGAAGGCCACCGTGGACTGGACGGCAACCAAAAATCCCCAGGTGCGCGAGGCGTACACGGCGGCCCTCCCGGACTGGTTCACCTTCGCCGACGCTCCCGCAGCATGTTCGCCCGCCGGAGACGCACCATCCTGAGCCCCTGCGCGCACACCAGCATTAGGGGGCCAGAGCAGGGAGATAGGGGGCTGCGGCAGGGAGCAGGCGCGGCTGGAGTGGCCTACCATTAGGCGCATGGAGACCTTTGACCCTACCGAGCACATCCGCGGGCTCCACGAGCTGGTGGCTGGCTCCGCGGACATCAAGGCTATCCTCGATGGCCTGACCCGGTTCGCATCAACTGCCATCAGCCAAGCCAGCGGAGCCCGTATCGATTGTGCCGTGACACTTCGCCGGCGCAAACGCACAGCCACCGTTGCGGGCAGCAGTGAGAAGGCTGTGCACCTGGACCATATTGAACAAACCCTCAAGGAGGGTCCCTGCCTGGAAGCCCTGGACAAGGGGCGCCCGGTGCTGCTGGCCGACGTCGAAACTGACATCGACTGGCCCGAGTACAGCCGGCTCCTTGCAGCAGAAGGCGTCCACAGCGCCCTCGGGGTGCCTATGATGCTGGGCGAAACCTCGGAGGCAGTTCTGAACTTCTTCGCGCCGGCGCCGGGACTCTTCACCGAGGACGTCATCAGGGAGGCCACCGATTTCGCGGACGTTGCCGGAAGCACGTTGCGCCTTGCTATCCGGATCGAAGCCACAGAGCAGCTGAACACGGACCTGAAGGCCGCCATGGCCAGCAGAACAGTGATTGACCTTGCCTGCGGCGTGATCATGGCCCAGAACCGCTGTGGACACGACGAGGCGTTCCAGCTGTTGACCACCGCCTCCAGCCACCGAAACCAGAAACTCCGCGTCGTGGCCGAAGAGATTGTTGAAAGAGTAACCGGGAGCAGCGACGGAAAGCTCAACTTCGAGGACTAGTTGCAGTAACCCGAAAGAGCCGCGTAACGGCCTTATGTACATCATTGGATGAATACACTCATCGATGTACTCTAAAATTATGCAGGTTCTCTCCAACGCACCGGTCCTCGCCAGATTTGGCTACGCGATCTCGGACGCCACCCGAGCCAAGGTTCTGTTGGCCCTTGCCGAGGCTCCGTCCTTCCCGTCCGACTTGGCAGACGCGATTGGCGTATCACGGCAAAGCATGTCCAATCACCTGACGTGCTTGAGAGGGTGCGGACTGGTGGTCGCGATCCCCGACGGCCGCCGTACCCGCTATGAACTCGCCGATCCCCGGCTGGGCCATGCCATCAAGGACCTGATGAGCGTCGTCCTCTCCGTCGATCCCGCCTGCTGCGCACCCGACGGGAGCTGCATCGCATGAGCACATTCCAAGGAACAATGCACCCCGCGCGCCGGCTCACCTTGATGCGCCGCATTCGGATTTTCGCTGCAGCCACCATCAGCTACAACGTCATCGAGGCCGCCGTGGCGCTGTGGGCCGGCGGCGTAGCGGATTCCTCGGCGCTGGTCGGCTTCGGTCTCGACTCAATCATCGAAGTCACGTCCGCCTTGGCATTGTCCTGGCAGTTCTCCAGCAAGGATCCGGAACGGCGTGAACATCTCACCCTCCGGGTGATCGCGCTTTCCTTCTTTGCCTTGGCCGCGTTCGTGGCCCTCGACGCCGTCCGCTCGCTGACAGGGGCCGGAGAAGCCCGGCACTCCACCGCAGGCATCATCATTGCCGCCCTTAGCCTGGCCATCATGCCGGTACTGTCCTGGGCACAGCGCACCGCGGGCCGGGAGCTCGGCTCAAGGACCGCCGTCGCCGATTCGAAACAGACGCTCCTGTGCACGTACCTTTCTGCTGTCCTGCTGATCGGACTGGTGCTCAACAGCACCCTGGGGTGGTGGTGGGCGGACGCCGGCGCCGCACTGGTCATAGCCGGTATCGCCGTCAGGGAAGGCATCAACGCCTGGCAGGGGGACAGCTGTTGCGCACCTGTGGTGCAGCGCCCGAAAGGCACGGGTGAATCGGTCACTATCGGCACCAAGGAAACGGAAGCAACAGATTCCTGCTGTGCCGGGTGTGCACCTTCGGCAACCCCGCTCCCGGGGATCTCTATCGAAAGCCGGTAGGCCGCCCGGCAGAAACAGACGCACCCTCAGCAGTGGAAGCTTCAGCCAGCCATCCCAACGCCTCCAGTCGCGACGTGAAAAACATCGTGGGGCATGGAACCTTGCTGGTGTGAAGCTGGTACTGGACCACGGTGCGGTCCACCGGGCTCTCTCCCAGTAACGCGATCCTGGACGCGGCGCACGGTTCCTCGAAGACTTCCCGCGCCCGACGGCTCAGGAACCCAGTGGCAGCCATGTCCACCAGCAGCGGGAGTTTCCGACCGTCCGCAAGTCTATTGACGGCATCCACGGCCGCACGGGCGTTCCCCGCTTCGATGCGCACGCCGTGGTTCCACACCAGATGCAGGACACCCTTTTCCAGACGGAGGACGCTGTCGTCCAACTCAATCTGTTCCATCCTGCACCTCCTACGTAACCGTCTCCTGCCCCTGCGGTGATCCGCTGGACTTAGTAAAGAACAATTATCTGCCCTGCGCCCGAGTAATCGGTACTTGCCTTTTGCCTCCGTCGACACTAGGAGATACCTACCCGTACGCGCGCAATTGGCACTGTCGTGCCATGTGTCAGAGTGGAGTCACTGATCGCGGGAAACAAGGAGCACTGTGAGTACGGAACTAGCGTGGAGCCGCGGCGAGTGGACCAACCAGCCGGCCGCCGTCGTCGAGCATGGAACCGACCTGCTGGTCACCGCAGCCGAAGGCAGCGACGCCTGGCGCGTCACCTCCTACGGTTTCGTGCACGACACCGAACACGCGCTGCTTGCCCCGTTTCCGCTGGACAGCGCCATGGAGGTTGAGTTCACCGCCGCGTTCTCGCAGCAGTTCGACCAGGCGGGGATTTTCGTCCGCGTCAGCGCCGGGCATTGGGTCAAGGCGGGCGTCGAATTCGCCGACGGCGCCGCTCAACTGGGCGCAGTGGTCACCGACCGTTTCTCGGACTGGTCTTTGGCACCGGTCCCGGAATGGAACGGCGGCCGGGTCCGTGTGCGCATCAGCCGCTCGGGCGACGCACTGACCATCCGGGCCGCGGCAGGGACCGGCCCGCTGCAGCTGGTGCGCGTGGTTCCTTTCTCCCCGGAGCTTGCCGCCTTCGCCGGCCCATTCACCTGCGCCCCCACCCGCGCCGGACTCACCGTTCCGTTCCACTCCTGGCGGGTTACTCCCCCTGACAGCCAGCTCCACTGACGATTGGCTTGCGGGGTGGTCACTTCATGAGATTATGGAGACTTCCGCAGCTTGCCATCGACGGCGGCTGCAACACAGTCGGCTCCGTAACAGTCCTATGGGGGGCACATCACGGTGGAAGATACTGCAAGTCTTTGGCGTACTGACCCTTCGACATTCCGCGACGTGGTGATCGACCGCGCCGCAGTGGTGGAAGCTGCACTGGCCGGCGATTGTCCGCCCACGGAGCGCGTAAGGTACCTGGGCTTGCTCCGCCGGGACACTGAAGCCCTGGACGAAGGCTTCAAGCTTCTACCCGACTCCCCCGACCGCCGCGAGTTGCTGCTGATTCTCGCCCAGGTCTACCAACGGCAATACCGCTGGCACGATGCCGCAGTTCTTCACGAAAAGGCGCTCCGGACCGTTCGGACACCCGACGAGGAAGCCTACGTCCGCCACCACATTGGCCGCCGCCTGTTCGACGAAGCCCGTTTCCGTGCCGCTGCAGACGAGTTCCAGTGGGCCGCGGACCTCTACCGGGTGGCCGGCAACCTCGAAGCGGTGGAAGAAAACCGCCAGGCCATGCGCCGGGCCTTGCAAGTGCACAGCGACGAGCGAAGCGGCGGACGTCCGGCGTTCGAGCTCTCCTGACTTAGTGATTAGCTGTTCGTATGCATGAACAGCTCCCCATCGTTGAATTCGCCTTCCCCGGGCCACTTCGCGATCGCTTGGTCAGTGCGATCCTGGCTGGCCGCAAGACTGCTACAACTTCCCTTCTCCACGAATACGAGGTCGGCAACGAACCGCTGCCCGTTGTCGGAAACAGGGGTGCGGTCATCGATTCGGATGGACAGAGGGTGGCGGTGATTCACACTACCGCGGTCCGGATCGTCCCACTCCGCGATGTTCCGTTGGATCACGTGCTGGCCGAAGGAGAGGGGTACGTTACGGTCACAGATTGGCTGGTCGGCCACACCGAATTCTGGTCATCAGAGCCAATGAAGGCGGAGCTTGGCGAGGATTTCACCATCACCGACTCATCACTTGTTGTACTTGAACAATTCAGGGTCGCCGGTTGACCACCGCCCTTACGTCCAACGGCTGATGTAGCATAGTAAGCAAGCTGACTATTTGCGATAGGCCGGGGGTGCCTGAATGCCTGATATGGACCGTTGGCCAACCAGCCGGTTGCTGTCTACGGCAGCGAGACTGGTGGAGCTGGCATGGAACGAAAAACTGCGCCCACTTGGCCTCACCTATCCGGCAGTGCTCACCCTCGATGCCGTGGCAACGGGTGGGCCCATCACCCCTGGAAAACTGGCCCAGAACGTCCGTGTGCAGGCGCAGACCATGGGCCCGCTCCTCAACAGACTCGAAGCCCGCGGATACATCCTCAAAGAACCCAACCGCTTTGACCGACGCAGCCAACTGGTGTCGATCACCCCATTGGGCCTTGACCTGTTGGAACAGTCCCACGGCCAGGAAAACTCGGTGCTCTCCACCATCAATCTGGACTCCGAGGGCCTGCGCGACGAACTCATGGCCATCGTGCGGGACACCCCCTTCCACTAGCTCTCAGGGGCCTGCGTAGACGGAACCCTCCGCGGCAAGGCAGTATGGAGGTACCGCTGATGAAGTCCGGCGCTCCAAAAGTCGTATCTCCACACCCCGGGCCAGCGTGACGTACTGCGATGCCCGGACCAAGCAAAAGGGCATCATGAGTGAACTTCGAATAGGCGACAGCCTCCCCGTAGACCTTCTTAGCTTCAGGGCAGCAGAATGCCTTGTATCAACAGGCGCGCCTGAATCAGAGGATGTCTGTGTTCTGGATGCAGGGCACACCGGCAACCACCTGGCTGCCGGTGCAGACATGGTAGTCAGGGCCGTCTGGAGCTAAAGGCAAAGGACAATGCCAAGGGGAAGCGACCCAGCCGGGTCGCTTCCCCTTGGCATTTAACCTACGTGCCGCAGAAAGTCCGGTACGGGCCGAAACTCTCAGGCGCCGGAACCGCGAACTTCTCCAGCCCGGGGCGTTCCGAATAAGGCGAACCGAGCGCCTCCAGCAGTTCCGCCGTCGGGCCGGTGTCCCCGTTCGTCGCAGCCGCGAGTGCCTCTTCCACAAGATGGTTCCGCGGGATGTAGATCGGGTTGACCCTGTCCATGGCATCAGCGTCGGGCTTCTGGGCCCGCCACCGCTCCAGCCAGTCGTCAAACGCCGGGAGGTCGAGAAGCACGCCGCGGACGAGTTCGGCATTCCCGCGGGCAGCTTCGCCGAGGTTGCGGAAGAACGAGGTGTAATCGGCGCGCGCCTCCTGGACCAGCCCAAGGAGGTCATCCACCAAAGGCGAGGCAACGGCGTCGTCGATTCCCTCCGGAAGCCCCAGCTTGGCTTGCAGGCCACTGAACCAGGCAGCGCTGTACTGCTGCCGGAAACCGCCCAGTGCTTCGACGGCGAGCGCCACCGCCTGCTCCTCGTCATCATGGATCAAGGGCGCCAGCGATTCCGCGAACCGGGCCAGGTTCCACTCGGCCACCACCGGCTGGTTGCGGTAGGCGTACCGGCCCTGCTCATCGATGGAGCTGTACACCGCACCGGGATCGAACCCGTCCATGAAGGCGCATGGACCGTAGTCGATGGTTTCGCCGGACACCGTCATGTTGTCCGTGTTCATGACGCCGTGGACGAAGCCCACCAGCATCCACTGGGCTACAAGCCGCGCCTGGACCGCTATGACGCCCTTGAGCAGGGCGAGGTACGGATTGTCTTCAGTGCTCGACGACGGGTGGTGGCGTTCGATTGCATGGTCGGCCAGGCGGCGCAACAGTTCGATGTCGTTGCCGGCCCTCGCGTACTGGAAGCTGCCCACCCGGATGTGGCTGCTCGCCACGCGGGTGAGGACCGCGCCCGGGAGGACCGTCTCGCGCTGGACCGATAGGCCCGTGGCGACGACCGCCAAGGACCTGGTGGTCGGAATATTCAGGGCGTGCATCGCTTCGCTGACGATGTACTCGCGCAGCATGGGTCCGACGACGGCCCGGCCATCGCCGTTCCGCGCGAATGGCGTCCGGCCGGAACCCTTCAAATGGATGTCGCGTAGCTTCCCGTCAGCGTCGGCGACCTCACCCAAAAGCAGCGCGCGCCCGTCCCCCAACCGCGGCGAATAAAAACCGAACTGGTGCCCGGAATAGCCCTGTGCCACCGGGGTTGCATCCTCCGGCAGGGCGTTGCCGATCAGCAGCCGCACGCCCTCCGGGCTCCGCAGGAAACCAGGGTCAAAGCCAAGTTCGACGGCGAGTGGTTCATTGACCAGCAGAAGCTGCGGATCCGGGGCCTCCTCCGCCCGCCACGGAACAGCCAGCTCGGGGAAGTCGCGGGCGAAGTGGCCCTCGAAGGCAATGGTCGATTCGGCGGAGTGGCTCATCAATTAAGGATAGGGCGGTTTTGGGCGGGGGTGGTAAGGATGCTGAGGGACGCGGACTGCAAGACTCAGGGTGTCCGCAGGTTATCCTTCAAACCGTGACTACTACAACCGACACCACCGAGACCGAGATTCAACGAAGGCTCGGCCAGTCGTATAAGAAGACCTCAATCATCCTGGGCGTCATCGGCATGTTCATCCTGGGAATTCCCTTGGGCATCGCGGCCTTTATCTTTGCCCGCAAAGCCGAGACCCAAGGCGTCAAGGCCACTGCTGGGATCGTGCTGGCTGTCCTTGATATCGTCCTGGCGATCGTGGTCATGGTAGTGCTCAAGCCGTTCAACATTTAGGCGGGGCGCATTCCCCTCTTTTCCGGCCTTTACGGCTGAAAGAGCTAGCCAACAGGGATTAACACCCGCCAGGTCCGGCTCAAGGAATGGTGACATGCTCGTCGACCCGCTCCGTGAACGGGAGCCTGTCCGGACAGACCACGGATGCCATCACCGGCCCTCCGGGTTTTGCTGTGTATCGCACACACGCGCTGACGGTTCGCTGTTCAGCCCACCAACCCCCACTGGTGGTTAGGTGTTCGCGGAAGTACCGGTCGGCATGGAAGTTGCCGTCGGCCTCCCAACCGAACGAGTAAGTGACGCTGGTTCCCTGCAACTTTGAGCGCACGGCGTCCCTGTCGGACGTATCCGTGGCCGCGGTAAACCCGATGAACCAGTCCATACCCTCTGCAGCGCGGTCCCGGATGGCGCTTCGTCCCAGTTCCTCGATGCCGGGCCGGGCACATGAGGACAAGGCCAACAGGATGACCATTGCGCAGCAAAGCGTCCAGCCACGTCTCATTCATTCCCCCCAAAACTTATGAAACCCCAGCCTAACCCTGGGCGGGCACCAGCGGACGGTGACGCGTCCGCCGTCGTACATCGCCACCATCGATCGCTCCCCCGCCAGTCCCCTGGAACGTCGAGCGCCTGACCACGAAGCTGAAGAGCGAATACTCCGTTGTTGGAGGGTAGTTTTCACCCCCAACGTCCCGTGTAACCCTCTTGTAACCCCCTCCGCCCTTTACTTGTGACGTGGGCCACTTTCCAACGAATGATGTGCCGGATGGTGTCCACTCGCAAGCAACGGAAAGAGGAATCATGCCTGACACACCCAACGGTGCTATGGAAACCTGGCTGGCGCAGTTCGACGCAGCCCTGCGCAGCCGGGACATCGAAGCAGCACTGGCGCTGTTTGATGACGAATCGTATTGGCGCGACTTCGTCTCCTTCACCTGGAACCTCAAGACCCTTGAGGGCAAGGCCGGGATCAAGGACATGCTGGAGGCCGTGCTCGGCGATGTCCAGCCATCCAACTGGGCCTTGGCCGAGGACGCCGCGGGCGACGCCATGAACCCCGAATCCTGGGTCAATTTCGAGA is from Paenarthrobacter nicotinovorans and encodes:
- a CDS encoding cation diffusion facilitator family transporter, yielding MSTFQGTMHPARRLTLMRRIRIFAAATISYNVIEAAVALWAGGVADSSALVGFGLDSIIEVTSALALSWQFSSKDPERREHLTLRVIALSFFALAAFVALDAVRSLTGAGEARHSTAGIIIAALSLAIMPVLSWAQRTAGRELGSRTAVADSKQTLLCTYLSAVLLIGLVLNSTLGWWWADAGAALVIAGIAVREGINAWQGDSCCAPVVQRPKGTGESVTIGTKETEATDSCCAGCAPSATPLPGISIESR
- a CDS encoding DUF1349 domain-containing protein; the protein is MSTELAWSRGEWTNQPAAVVEHGTDLLVTAAEGSDAWRVTSYGFVHDTEHALLAPFPLDSAMEVEFTAAFSQQFDQAGIFVRVSAGHWVKAGVEFADGAAQLGAVVTDRFSDWSLAPVPEWNGGRVRVRISRSGDALTIRAAAGTGPLQLVRVVPFSPELAAFAGPFTCAPTRAGLTVPFHSWRVTPPDSQLH
- a CDS encoding ArsR/SmtB family transcription factor, translated to MQVLSNAPVLARFGYAISDATRAKVLLALAEAPSFPSDLADAIGVSRQSMSNHLTCLRGCGLVVAIPDGRRTRYELADPRLGHAIKDLMSVVLSVDPACCAPDGSCIA
- a CDS encoding protein adenylyltransferase SelO, whose protein sequence is MSHSAESTIAFEGHFARDFPELAVPWRAEEAPDPQLLLVNEPLAVELGFDPGFLRSPEGVRLLIGNALPEDATPVAQGYSGHQFGFYSPRLGDGRALLLGEVADADGKLRDIHLKGSGRTPFARNGDGRAVVGPMLREYIVSEAMHALNIPTTRSLAVVATGLSVQRETVLPGAVLTRVASSHIRVGSFQYARAGNDIELLRRLADHAIERHHPSSSTEDNPYLALLKGVIAVQARLVAQWMLVGFVHGVMNTDNMTVSGETIDYGPCAFMDGFDPGAVYSSIDEQGRYAYRNQPVVAEWNLARFAESLAPLIHDDEEQAVALAVEALGGFRQQYSAAWFSGLQAKLGLPEGIDDAVASPLVDDLLGLVQEARADYTSFFRNLGEAARGNAELVRGVLLDLPAFDDWLERWRAQKPDADAMDRVNPIYIPRNHLVEEALAAATNGDTGPTAELLEALGSPYSERPGLEKFAVPAPESFGPYRTFCGT
- a CDS encoding ASCH domain-containing protein, translated to MHEQLPIVEFAFPGPLRDRLVSAILAGRKTATTSLLHEYEVGNEPLPVVGNRGAVIDSDGQRVAVIHTTAVRIVPLRDVPLDHVLAEGEGYVTVTDWLVGHTEFWSSEPMKAELGEDFTITDSSLVVLEQFRVAG
- a CDS encoding MarR family winged helix-turn-helix transcriptional regulator codes for the protein MDRWPTSRLLSTAARLVELAWNEKLRPLGLTYPAVLTLDAVATGGPITPGKLAQNVRVQAQTMGPLLNRLEARGYILKEPNRFDRRSQLVSITPLGLDLLEQSHGQENSVLSTINLDSEGLRDELMAIVRDTPFH
- a CDS encoding GAF and ANTAR domain-containing protein, producing the protein METFDPTEHIRGLHELVAGSADIKAILDGLTRFASTAISQASGARIDCAVTLRRRKRTATVAGSSEKAVHLDHIEQTLKEGPCLEALDKGRPVLLADVETDIDWPEYSRLLAAEGVHSALGVPMMLGETSEAVLNFFAPAPGLFTEDVIREATDFADVAGSTLRLAIRIEATEQLNTDLKAAMASRTVIDLACGVIMAQNRCGHDEAFQLLTTASSHRNQKLRVVAEEIVERVTGSSDGKLNFED
- a CDS encoding DUF7793 family protein, with protein sequence MEQIELDDSVLRLEKGVLHLVWNHGVRIEAGNARAAVDAVNRLADGRKLPLLVDMAATGFLSRRAREVFEEPCAASRIALLGESPVDRTVVQYQLHTSKVPCPTMFFTSRLEALGWLAEASTAEGASVSAGRPTGFR